A region of the Flavobacteriaceae bacterium MAR_2010_188 genome:
AACTCTTTGAAGATTTTGTTGAAGCAGGCTTCCAAATAAATTTTCTTACCAGGAAAGTCAGGGCAAAAGCCAGGGCAATAAAGATTAATATGTATTGGATAATATCGTTCATTTTACTTT
Encoded here:
- a CDS encoding hypothetical protein (manually curated); this translates as MNDIIQYILIFIALAFALTFLVRKFIWKPASTKSSKSCGTDDCGCH